A single window of Archangium gephyra DNA harbors:
- a CDS encoding efflux RND transporter permease subunit, producing the protein MIARILKASFSRPGLTVVLALALSAFGVVAFQGLRRDVFPDLSAPIFNVIVQNPAMGAEELETAVAIPMEVALAGLPDVRRIRSTSQLGVTQVTVEFEPDADYYRSRQFVAERVAAATSELPPGTDAPLVSSLTGRLNEVFEFTLEASPGTVDLMALRDLAEFEVKNRLLAVPGVAGVERLGGYLRQFQVQLDAEQMVARGISLDEVSHALEGANLNASGGFVVQGPLEWTVRAVGRAETLEDLRGTVVALRGGTPVLLGDVADVREAPAIRRGMAHRLDGEVVSCRISKQFGADTMKVAEGVRRALADVRASLPPGVSLRIVYDQSELVSSSLGGVSRAILIGAFLVVLVLFGLLGDIRAAAIVTLTLPLSLALAGLLLKAAGVGINTMTLGGLAIAVGLLVDAAIIVTENIVHRLRAGSDKAARKAQALKAAREVGRPITFATLIVVSVFIPLFAMSGIEGRMYRPLAAAVVACLAASLLLALTLVPVASALFLRPHKEGQQEDVGLIRRVKAVYAPLLDACMRRAGLVRVVALAITVPALGLAFAVGSDFMPRLDEGALLLQTMLPPEASLEEVDRLNHRVEDVLRQFPEVEDVVRRTGRAERTEDPMPHTVSDVLVVLKKERGRGPEALEADMRQAVAKVPGVSVLFTTPLGMRIDEGLGGSPADVSVRIFGPDLERLAELGERARAVMARVKGVEDLRVEKLSGLPQLRIDVNRAAVARVGLTPGDVIRAVRVGLVGEEQSQVWQGQRRFELVLSLADHHRGDINAIRELLVDGHDGTRIPLSQLATIEETTGAGSVRREAGSRRIAVEASVVGRDLGSTAAEVRARLAAELKLPTGYFLDVGGRVESQERAQQSLLVAIAVALLAVFLLLYLALGSLAEALVILATLPDAFVGGILALLLAGETWNVSSLVGLIGLFGIAVQNGLVLVAQTKGLMAEGKPFPEAVREASIGRVRPKLMTAGTAILGLLPLLVLPLHGTEIERPLAVVMVGGLLTSTLFTLLALPTFYALVHGVQERVGQRLSARRAP; encoded by the coding sequence ATGATCGCGCGAATCCTCAAGGCGTCCTTCTCGCGCCCCGGCCTGACGGTGGTGTTGGCGCTGGCGCTCTCCGCGTTTGGCGTGGTGGCCTTCCAGGGCCTGCGCCGCGACGTCTTCCCGGACCTGTCGGCGCCCATCTTCAACGTCATCGTGCAGAACCCGGCCATGGGCGCGGAGGAGCTCGAGACGGCCGTGGCCATTCCCATGGAGGTGGCGCTCGCGGGCCTGCCGGACGTGCGCCGCATCCGCTCCACCTCGCAGCTGGGCGTCACCCAGGTGACGGTGGAGTTCGAGCCGGACGCGGACTACTACCGCAGCCGTCAGTTCGTCGCCGAGCGCGTGGCGGCGGCCACCAGCGAGCTGCCTCCCGGCACGGACGCGCCGCTCGTCTCCAGCCTCACCGGGCGGCTCAACGAGGTATTCGAGTTCACCCTGGAGGCCAGCCCGGGAACGGTGGACCTGATGGCGCTGCGCGACCTGGCCGAGTTCGAGGTGAAGAACCGGCTGCTCGCGGTGCCAGGGGTGGCGGGCGTGGAGCGGCTGGGCGGCTACCTGCGTCAGTTCCAGGTGCAGCTCGACGCGGAGCAGATGGTGGCCCGGGGCATCTCCCTGGACGAGGTGTCCCATGCCCTGGAAGGCGCCAACCTCAACGCCTCGGGAGGCTTCGTGGTGCAGGGGCCGCTGGAGTGGACGGTGCGGGCGGTGGGCAGGGCCGAGACGCTGGAGGATCTGCGCGGCACGGTGGTGGCGCTGCGGGGAGGAACGCCGGTGCTGCTCGGAGACGTGGCCGATGTCCGGGAGGCGCCGGCCATCCGTCGCGGCATGGCCCACCGGCTCGATGGCGAGGTGGTGAGCTGCCGCATCAGCAAGCAGTTCGGCGCGGACACGATGAAGGTGGCGGAGGGCGTGCGGCGGGCCCTCGCGGACGTGCGGGCGAGCCTCCCACCGGGAGTCAGCCTGCGCATCGTGTATGACCAGTCGGAGCTGGTGTCCTCGTCATTGGGCGGGGTCAGCCGGGCCATCCTCATCGGCGCCTTCCTGGTGGTGCTCGTCCTCTTCGGCCTGCTGGGGGACATCCGTGCCGCGGCCATCGTCACGCTCACGCTGCCGCTCTCGCTCGCGCTGGCGGGCCTGCTGCTGAAGGCGGCCGGCGTGGGCATCAACACCATGACACTCGGCGGGCTGGCCATCGCCGTGGGCCTGCTGGTGGACGCGGCCATCATCGTCACCGAGAACATCGTCCACCGGCTCCGGGCCGGGAGCGACAAGGCCGCCCGGAAGGCCCAGGCCCTGAAGGCGGCGCGCGAGGTGGGCCGGCCCATCACCTTCGCGACGCTCATCGTCGTCTCCGTCTTCATTCCGCTCTTCGCCATGTCGGGCATCGAGGGGCGCATGTACCGGCCGCTCGCGGCGGCGGTGGTGGCGTGTCTCGCCGCCTCGTTGCTGCTCGCCCTGACGTTGGTGCCGGTGGCCTCGGCGCTCTTCCTCCGGCCCCACAAGGAGGGACAGCAGGAAGACGTGGGGCTCATCCGCCGGGTGAAGGCCGTGTATGCCCCGCTGCTCGATGCCTGCATGCGCAGGGCGGGACTCGTGCGTGTGGTGGCGCTGGCCATCACGGTGCCGGCCCTGGGGCTCGCCTTCGCGGTGGGCAGCGACTTCATGCCCAGGCTGGACGAGGGCGCGCTGCTCCTCCAGACGATGCTGCCGCCCGAGGCGTCGCTGGAAGAAGTGGATCGGCTCAACCACCGCGTGGAGGACGTGCTGCGCCAGTTCCCCGAGGTGGAGGACGTGGTGCGCCGCACGGGACGGGCCGAGCGGACGGAGGATCCCATGCCGCACACCGTCTCGGACGTGCTGGTGGTGTTGAAGAAGGAGCGGGGACGCGGCCCGGAAGCCCTGGAGGCGGACATGCGCCAGGCGGTGGCCAAGGTGCCCGGTGTGTCCGTGCTCTTCACCACGCCCCTGGGCATGCGCATCGACGAGGGCCTGGGAGGCAGCCCCGCGGATGTCTCGGTGCGCATCTTCGGCCCGGATCTGGAGCGGCTCGCGGAGCTGGGGGAGCGGGCGCGTGCCGTCATGGCGCGGGTGAAGGGGGTGGAGGATCTGCGCGTGGAGAAGCTCAGTGGACTGCCGCAGCTGCGCATCGACGTGAACCGTGCCGCGGTGGCCCGGGTGGGGCTCACGCCGGGCGATGTCATCCGGGCGGTGCGCGTGGGGCTCGTGGGCGAGGAGCAGTCCCAGGTGTGGCAGGGCCAGCGCCGGTTCGAGCTCGTGTTGAGCCTGGCGGATCACCACCGGGGGGACATCAACGCCATCCGCGAGCTGCTGGTGGACGGGCATGACGGCACCCGGATTCCGCTCAGCCAGCTCGCGACCATCGAGGAGACGACGGGGGCGGGGAGCGTGCGCCGCGAGGCGGGGAGCCGCCGCATCGCCGTGGAGGCGAGCGTGGTGGGACGAGACCTGGGAAGCACGGCAGCGGAGGTGCGCGCACGGCTGGCGGCCGAGTTGAAGCTGCCCACGGGCTACTTCCTCGACGTGGGAGGCCGGGTGGAGAGCCAGGAGCGGGCGCAGCAGTCCCTGCTGGTGGCCATCGCGGTGGCGCTGCTCGCCGTGTTCCTCTTGCTGTACCTGGCGCTGGGCTCACTGGCCGAGGCGCTCGTCATCCTCGCCACGCTGCCGGACGCCTTCGTGGGAGGCATCCTCGCGTTGCTGCTGGCCGGGGAGACATGGAACGTGTCGAGCCTCGTGGGACTCATCGGCCTGTTCGGCATCGCGGTACAGAATGGCCTGGTGCTGGTGGCGCAGACGAAGGGGCTCATGGCGGAGGGCAAGCCCTTCCCCGAGGCCGTGCGCGAGGCCAGCATCGGCCGCGTGCGGCCCAAGTTGATGACGGCGGGAACGGCCATCCTCGGCCTGCTGCCCCTGTTGGTGCTGCCGCTCCACGGGACGGAGATCGAGCGTCCGTTGGCCGTGGTGATGGTGGGGGGCCTGCTGACCTCGACACTGTTCACGCTGCTGGCGCTGCCCACCTTCTACGCGCTCGTCCACGGAGTGCAGGAGCGCGTGGGCCAGCGGCTCTCGGCCCGGAGGGCACCGTGA
- a CDS encoding GldG family protein — protein MKPGSSNANIFLAAIVGCLVLINILAVRTFGRFDATRDGLYTLAQASKDTLAGLEDPVTVTAYFTEDLPPPYSGNARYVRDLLEEFRAASKGRLSFEFLDPMSQETAEDQETKRETKRDIFGRVFREPTSVERELAQEGVQPVEIRVIEDDQMQTKRAYMGIVIKHQEKKEVIPVVQDTRTLEYDLTTLVRKLTRPKTPVLGVVQGHDAPSLHEKLTRLQTLLSQMYEVRPVDLSGKERVDADVDALLVIGPKTAFQNNELKAIDQFVMEGKSVAFFLDALQVDLKTFAPSEATHGLGPLLETWGIKVGDRLVADVESAQLSVQERRGFMVVSMPVPYPFIPLLERFEGDSPVTQGLAGVSLPFSTAVTATAPEGAQATVLAKSSRKSWLENKPYNIDPRRDWRDETITPDGPHPLMVQVSGKLKSHFAAEAQTSTSNGTPVLAESKGEPRVIVAGGSAALWDDFMGRPNQALLLNVADWLLLDPALLAMRTRGMAEAPLQPELSATTRNTVKFGNAFGIPLALAAFGLVRWRMRESRRATVTV, from the coding sequence ATGAAACCCGGTTCCTCCAACGCGAACATCTTCCTGGCGGCGATCGTCGGCTGCCTGGTGCTGATCAACATCCTGGCCGTGCGCACGTTCGGCCGCTTCGATGCGACCCGTGACGGGCTCTACACGCTGGCCCAGGCCTCGAAGGACACCCTGGCGGGGCTCGAGGATCCCGTCACCGTCACGGCGTACTTCACCGAGGATCTGCCGCCTCCGTACTCGGGCAACGCGCGCTACGTGCGCGACCTGCTCGAGGAGTTCCGCGCCGCCTCCAAGGGCCGGCTCTCCTTCGAGTTCCTGGACCCCATGAGCCAGGAGACGGCCGAGGACCAGGAGACGAAGCGGGAGACGAAGCGCGACATCTTCGGCCGCGTCTTCCGGGAGCCGACCTCGGTGGAGCGCGAGCTGGCGCAGGAGGGCGTCCAGCCCGTGGAGATCCGCGTCATCGAGGATGATCAGATGCAGACGAAGCGCGCCTACATGGGCATCGTCATCAAGCATCAGGAGAAGAAGGAGGTCATCCCCGTTGTCCAGGACACCCGGACGCTCGAGTACGATCTCACCACGCTGGTGCGCAAGCTGACGCGCCCCAAGACGCCGGTGCTCGGGGTGGTGCAGGGGCACGACGCGCCCTCGCTGCACGAGAAGCTCACCCGGCTGCAGACGCTGCTCAGCCAGATGTACGAGGTCCGCCCGGTGGACCTGTCCGGCAAGGAGCGCGTGGACGCGGACGTGGACGCGCTGCTCGTCATCGGCCCCAAGACGGCTTTCCAGAACAACGAGCTGAAGGCCATCGACCAGTTCGTGATGGAGGGCAAGAGCGTGGCGTTCTTCCTCGACGCCCTCCAGGTGGACCTGAAGACCTTCGCGCCGAGCGAGGCCACGCATGGGCTCGGGCCCCTGCTGGAGACGTGGGGCATCAAGGTCGGTGACCGGCTGGTGGCGGATGTCGAGTCGGCCCAGCTGAGCGTCCAGGAGCGCCGCGGCTTCATGGTCGTCTCGATGCCGGTGCCGTATCCGTTCATCCCGTTGCTCGAGCGCTTCGAGGGCGACAGCCCCGTCACCCAGGGCCTCGCGGGGGTGTCCCTGCCGTTCAGTACGGCCGTCACCGCCACCGCGCCCGAGGGCGCCCAGGCCACGGTGCTCGCGAAGTCCTCGCGCAAGAGCTGGCTGGAGAACAAGCCCTACAACATCGACCCGCGGCGCGACTGGCGCGACGAGACCATCACGCCGGACGGTCCGCACCCGCTCATGGTGCAGGTAAGCGGGAAGCTCAAGAGCCACTTCGCGGCGGAGGCCCAGACGAGCACCTCCAACGGGACGCCCGTGCTCGCGGAGAGCAAGGGAGAGCCTCGGGTCATCGTGGCGGGCGGCTCGGCGGCGCTGTGGGACGACTTCATGGGCCGGCCCAACCAGGCGCTGCTCCTGAACGTCGCGGACTGGCTGCTGCTGGATCCCGCGCTCCTGGCCATGCGCACCCGCGGCATGGCCGAGGCTCCCCTTCAGCCGGAGCTGAGCGCCACGACGCGCAACACCGTGAAGTTTGGCAATGCCTTCGGAATTCCCCTCGCGCTCGCCGCCTTCGGGCTCGTCCGCTGGCGGATGCGGGAGTCGCGTCGGGCCACTGTCACCGTCTGA
- a CDS encoding dienelactone hydrolase family protein, which produces MSARGEWVELGGGLRGYYARPDGAGPFPCVVIYIEAYGLNDHFKRLTERFADAGFAAVTPDLYGGATYAYADLQNAIGHLKRMDDTTVLAQTERTLDFLAGRAEANGSAVAVIGFCMGGRYAFLANAALPARFKAAAAFYGGGIGPAQDVFGRETLLERVGDMQAPILLWYGAEDQFIRPEEHGRIAEAMSRAGRQYTLTVFPKVTHGFFCEDRSSYDKNAAERSWRATTAFFHEYLQHPVSSRVLR; this is translated from the coding sequence ATGAGCGCAAGAGGCGAGTGGGTGGAGCTGGGCGGTGGGCTGCGAGGCTATTACGCGCGGCCCGACGGCGCGGGACCGTTTCCGTGTGTCGTGATCTACATCGAGGCCTATGGCCTCAATGATCACTTCAAGCGGCTGACCGAGCGCTTCGCCGACGCGGGCTTCGCCGCGGTGACACCCGACCTCTACGGTGGCGCCACCTACGCGTACGCCGATCTGCAGAACGCCATCGGTCACCTGAAGCGGATGGACGACACCACCGTCCTGGCGCAGACGGAGAGGACGCTCGACTTCCTGGCGGGCCGGGCGGAAGCCAACGGCAGCGCGGTCGCGGTGATCGGGTTCTGCATGGGGGGGCGGTATGCGTTCCTCGCGAACGCCGCGCTGCCGGCGCGGTTCAAGGCGGCCGCCGCGTTCTATGGCGGCGGCATCGGCCCGGCTCAGGACGTCTTCGGCCGCGAGACACTGCTCGAGCGGGTGGGGGACATGCAGGCGCCGATACTGCTGTGGTACGGCGCGGAGGATCAGTTCATCCGGCCGGAAGAGCATGGCCGCATCGCCGAGGCGATGAGCAGGGCGGGCAGGCAATACACCCTGACGGTGTTTCCCAAGGTCACCCACGGTTTCTTCTGTGAGGACCGCTCGAGCTACGACAAGAACGCCGCGGAGCGCTCGTGGCGTGCCACCACGGCGTTCTTCCACGAATATCTTCAACACCCCGTGTCGAGCAGGGTGCTGCGATAG
- a CDS encoding class I SAM-dependent methyltransferase yields MDATHRESAEWIHALLLNAQAPPAVFRTALTSVPPADRDAWLDLVLGLDSFPDDGPELPLGCVPYLPCPVEAVLRIVECAEVQASDVFVDVGSGVGRAAALVHLLTGASAIGIEIQPALVHASRDLATRLNALRFSPVQGDAAVLTGSITMGSVFFLYCPFSGERLEKVLDGLESIARTRPIRVCCVDLPLPPRPWLTCAEPPSGNLTVYRSTLLDTGC; encoded by the coding sequence GTGGACGCAACGCACCGCGAGAGCGCCGAGTGGATTCACGCCCTGCTCTTGAACGCGCAGGCCCCTCCGGCCGTGTTCCGCACGGCCCTGACGAGTGTTCCTCCCGCCGATCGGGATGCCTGGCTCGATCTGGTCTTGGGGCTCGACTCGTTTCCCGACGATGGCCCCGAGCTTCCGCTTGGCTGCGTCCCCTACCTCCCCTGTCCTGTCGAGGCCGTCCTTCGAATCGTGGAGTGCGCGGAGGTGCAGGCGTCCGACGTGTTCGTCGACGTGGGCTCGGGCGTGGGGCGGGCCGCCGCGCTGGTGCACCTCTTGACCGGGGCCTCGGCGATTGGCATCGAGATTCAGCCCGCCCTCGTCCACGCCTCGCGTGACCTCGCAACGCGCTTGAACGCGTTGCGCTTTTCACCGGTCCAGGGCGATGCGGCGGTACTCACCGGCTCCATCACCATGGGGTCGGTCTTCTTCTTGTACTGCCCCTTCAGTGGCGAGCGCTTGGAGAAGGTGCTGGACGGCCTCGAGTCCATCGCGCGCACGAGGCCGATTCGCGTCTGCTGCGTCGATCTGCCACTGCCGCCCCGCCCGTGGCTCACGTGCGCGGAGCCCCCCTCTGGGAACCTCACGGTCTATCGCAGCACCCTGCTCGACACGGGGTGTTGA
- a CDS encoding DUF4340 domain-containing protein produces the protein MKRGTLIALGAFAVLLVLVLATRERQVSVGVRKLELSKLDKSQVTALELTGARNATLRKEGEGWTVVDPGKPDTKYAADERLVTAVIEALGEVKNPDFVTDRAERLAEYELDDAKGLKLKVSQGGSPAVELVLGKGARNGGVYLRKAGGNDVFAHRGRLDWTVRKELKDWRRRQLVTLEAEKISQLILRSKEGESLTLKKSGTASGEWSLAEGTQAPAGFRFSSQAAEQFAQQLANLTAQDFLEGEAAADTATGLGEAHDSVEAQLEDGKKVVVHLGRQPEAKEGSATVAARVEGDAQVYQLPQYTAAQLRKRLVDFRDMGLLGFEPLKVTKLKVQAGGKTAVVVKEGASWKLTEPAKLPDGFEFDPSQVDTQLAWLRSLRGNRLIEGQVTDTQAGIASLAALVEVTVDGGAVQTLRLGKEAPGAANGGKELYARTTLDTLTYAVGEGVRNRLAQGPELFKRHPQPSFAGGGQLQGLESLPPDVRRQLEAQLRANTGHP, from the coding sequence ATGAAGAGAGGAACCCTCATCGCCCTTGGCGCGTTCGCCGTGCTGCTCGTGCTGGTGCTCGCCACCCGCGAGCGGCAGGTCAGCGTGGGAGTTCGCAAGCTGGAGCTGTCGAAGCTGGACAAGTCTCAGGTCACGGCACTCGAGCTCACGGGGGCTCGCAATGCCACCCTCCGCAAGGAGGGCGAAGGTTGGACCGTGGTGGACCCGGGCAAGCCGGACACGAAGTACGCGGCGGACGAGCGCCTGGTGACCGCCGTCATCGAGGCGCTGGGAGAGGTGAAGAACCCGGACTTCGTCACCGACCGCGCCGAGCGGCTCGCGGAGTACGAGCTGGACGACGCGAAGGGGCTGAAGCTCAAGGTCAGCCAGGGCGGCAGTCCAGCCGTGGAGTTGGTGCTTGGCAAGGGAGCCCGGAACGGCGGGGTGTACCTGCGCAAGGCGGGCGGCAACGACGTCTTCGCGCACCGGGGCCGGCTGGACTGGACCGTGCGCAAGGAGCTCAAGGACTGGCGCAGGCGTCAGCTCGTGACGCTCGAGGCGGAGAAGATCTCCCAGCTCATCCTCCGCTCGAAGGAGGGGGAGAGTCTGACCCTGAAGAAGTCGGGAACGGCCTCGGGCGAGTGGAGCCTCGCGGAAGGGACGCAAGCGCCCGCGGGCTTCCGGTTCAGCTCGCAGGCGGCCGAGCAGTTCGCCCAGCAGCTGGCGAACCTGACCGCGCAGGACTTCCTCGAGGGAGAGGCCGCGGCGGACACGGCCACGGGGCTCGGCGAGGCGCACGACAGCGTGGAGGCGCAGCTGGAGGACGGCAAGAAGGTGGTGGTGCACCTGGGCCGGCAGCCCGAGGCGAAGGAGGGCTCTGCCACCGTCGCGGCCCGGGTCGAGGGAGACGCGCAGGTGTACCAGCTCCCGCAGTACACCGCCGCGCAGCTGCGCAAGCGCCTCGTGGACTTCCGGGACATGGGCCTCTTGGGTTTCGAGCCCCTGAAGGTGACGAAGCTGAAGGTCCAGGCCGGTGGCAAGACGGCCGTGGTGGTGAAGGAGGGAGCGAGTTGGAAGCTCACCGAGCCCGCGAAGCTCCCGGACGGCTTCGAGTTCGACCCCTCGCAGGTGGACACGCAGCTCGCCTGGCTGCGGAGCCTGCGCGGAAACCGCCTCATCGAGGGCCAGGTCACGGACACGCAGGCGGGGATCGCCTCACTGGCAGCGCTCGTGGAGGTGACCGTGGACGGCGGGGCTGTCCAGACGCTGCGGCTGGGCAAGGAGGCACCTGGGGCGGCGAACGGCGGCAAGGAGCTGTACGCCCGGACGACGCTCGACACGCTCACCTACGCCGTGGGGGAGGGCGTGCGGAACCGGCTGGCCCAGGGCCCCGAGCTCTTCAAGCGTCACCCGCAGCCGAGCTTCGCCGGGGGCGGACAGCTGCAGGGTCTCGAGTCGCTCCCGCCCGACGTGAGGCGGCAGCTGGAGGCCCAGCTGCGCGCGAACACCGGGCACCCCTGA
- a CDS encoding ATP-binding cassette domain-containing protein — MIRIEGLTKSYGAAQALRGVSFEVPRGQVVGFLGPNGAGKSTTMKILAGFVTPTSGTASINGIDVSVDPVASRRLIGYLPENNPLYEEMMVRDFLDFVAEVRGIPKAKRAEKIRSAVERCGLRAVLGKDIHQLSKGYRQRVGLAQAIVHDPDLLILDEPTTGLDPNQIVEIRSLIKELGKEKTVILSTHILSEVQSTCSRVLIINDGRLVADDAPERLGEREGGTVTVVLTSRTGASLHPEAIRSMLAQVAGVTGVEQAEGEGSGTLGFRLRYGAEDIRRSLFEAAVRHELCLLEVKRQHVSLEETFRKLTGGEGPRGPREPHVPPLAA; from the coding sequence ATGATCCGGATCGAAGGACTGACCAAGAGCTACGGAGCCGCGCAGGCGCTGCGCGGGGTCAGCTTCGAAGTCCCCCGAGGACAGGTGGTGGGGTTCCTCGGGCCCAATGGGGCCGGCAAATCCACCACGATGAAGATACTCGCTGGTTTCGTCACGCCGACCTCCGGCACAGCGAGCATCAATGGCATCGACGTCAGTGTCGATCCGGTCGCGTCCCGGCGATTGATCGGGTACCTGCCGGAGAACAATCCCCTCTACGAGGAGATGATGGTCCGGGACTTCCTGGACTTCGTCGCCGAGGTACGAGGCATCCCCAAGGCGAAGCGCGCCGAGAAGATCCGCAGTGCGGTGGAGCGCTGTGGCCTTCGCGCGGTGCTGGGCAAGGACATCCACCAGCTCTCGAAGGGCTACCGGCAGCGCGTGGGCCTCGCACAGGCCATCGTGCACGATCCGGATCTGCTCATCCTGGACGAGCCGACCACGGGCCTGGATCCCAATCAGATCGTGGAGATCCGGAGCCTCATCAAGGAGCTGGGGAAGGAAAAGACCGTCATCCTCAGCACGCACATCCTCAGCGAGGTGCAGAGCACCTGCAGCCGGGTGCTCATCATCAACGATGGGCGGCTGGTCGCGGACGACGCACCGGAGCGGCTGGGAGAGCGCGAGGGCGGCACGGTCACCGTCGTGCTCACGTCGCGGACGGGGGCCTCGCTGCACCCGGAGGCGATCCGCTCGATGCTCGCGCAGGTGGCCGGCGTCACGGGCGTGGAGCAGGCGGAGGGGGAGGGGAGCGGAACGCTGGGCTTCCGGCTGCGCTACGGCGCCGAGGACATCCGCCGCTCGCTCTTCGAGGCCGCCGTGCGCCACGAGCTCTGCCTGCTCGAGGTGAAGCGGCAGCACGTCAGTCTGGAAGAGACGTTCCGCAAGCTCACGGGTGGCGAGGGTCCGCGTGGCCCTCGGGAACCTCACGTGCCGCCGCTGGCGGCCTGA
- a CDS encoding trans-sulfuration enzyme family protein, which produces MSTDLPLAELSSAESLLVAAGRDRRPGAPLNRPPVPASNFVLGTERAYARDDGTPTWEALEEIVGLLEGGHTVAFASGMAGVAAVFDQLRAGSQIVLPDDCYQGVAGLAESGRQKGFWSLRRLAVDDTEGWIRACADADLLWLESPSNPLLAVADVRAICSAARKPTALVAVDNTFATSLNQRPLDLGADVSFQSATKFIGGHSDLLSGVVTVRRDDLRAALRRSRELNGATPGALESYLAVRGARTMALRLERAQANAMVLAERLQAHPRVALTRYPGLSSHPTHPVARAQLKGFGTIISFDVRGDAAAADAVCSRVRLIHHATSLGAVESTIERRAGIPGQEHLPPSLLRLSVGIENVEELWADLASALRDE; this is translated from the coding sequence ATGAGCACGGACCTACCTCTCGCGGAGCTCTCGTCAGCCGAATCACTGCTCGTCGCGGCGGGACGCGACCGGCGCCCTGGGGCGCCGCTGAACCGGCCGCCCGTTCCAGCCTCGAATTTCGTCCTCGGTACCGAGCGCGCCTACGCACGAGACGACGGCACGCCCACGTGGGAAGCGCTCGAGGAGATAGTCGGGCTCTTGGAAGGAGGTCATACCGTCGCGTTCGCCTCGGGCATGGCCGGCGTCGCCGCGGTCTTCGACCAACTGCGCGCCGGGTCTCAGATCGTTCTCCCGGACGATTGCTATCAGGGCGTGGCTGGGCTCGCTGAGTCCGGGAGGCAAAAGGGCTTCTGGAGTCTCCGCAGACTGGCGGTCGACGATACGGAAGGGTGGATACGGGCCTGCGCGGACGCGGACCTCCTCTGGCTGGAGTCTCCGTCGAATCCGCTGCTGGCCGTGGCCGATGTGCGCGCCATCTGTTCGGCCGCCCGAAAGCCAACGGCCCTCGTGGCGGTCGACAATACGTTCGCGACCTCCCTGAATCAGAGGCCGCTCGACCTGGGCGCTGACGTCTCCTTCCAATCGGCAACCAAGTTCATCGGGGGGCACTCGGACCTCCTCTCGGGGGTGGTCACCGTGAGGCGTGACGACCTCCGGGCAGCCCTGCGGCGCTCGCGTGAGTTGAACGGAGCCACGCCCGGAGCACTCGAGTCATACCTCGCGGTGCGTGGCGCACGCACGATGGCGCTCAGGCTCGAGCGAGCCCAGGCCAACGCCATGGTGCTCGCGGAGCGCCTGCAGGCACATCCTCGTGTCGCCCTGACCCGGTACCCGGGACTGAGCAGCCACCCGACACACCCGGTCGCGCGCGCTCAGCTGAAAGGCTTCGGCACCATCATCTCGTTCGACGTTCGCGGCGACGCCGCGGCGGCCGACGCGGTGTGTTCGCGGGTCAGGCTCATACATCACGCCACCAGCTTGGGGGCCGTCGAGTCGACGATTGAGCGCCGTGCGGGCATCCCCGGCCAGGAGCACCTGCCCCCCTCACTCCTCCGATTGAGCGTCGGAATCGAGAACGTCGAGGAGCTCTGGGCAGACCTCGCCTCGGCCCTGCGGGACGAATAG
- a CDS encoding ABC transporter permease subunit: protein MGTTLAVARREFRSFFNSPVAYIVIGVFLVVAGWLYFSTVFVAGQASLRAFFSIAPVLFVVFAPAVTMRLLAEERKSGTLELLLSMPMRDWELVAGKFVAALGMVAVGLLWTLPYPLTVAGLTAEGARFDWGPVVMGYLGLLLMASSFLALGLWASALSRNQIVGFIIGLLLCFAFYFIDKFAMVLPESIGELLQYLSADYHFANIARGVLDTRDLLFYLSLTGVGLALTTRTLGNVRQ, encoded by the coding sequence ATGGGAACGACACTGGCCGTCGCCAGGCGTGAGTTCAGGAGTTTCTTCAACTCGCCCGTCGCGTACATCGTCATCGGCGTGTTCCTGGTCGTGGCGGGATGGTTGTATTTCAGTACCGTCTTCGTCGCCGGACAGGCCTCGCTGCGGGCGTTCTTCAGCATCGCCCCGGTGCTGTTCGTCGTCTTCGCACCGGCCGTCACGATGCGGCTGCTGGCCGAGGAGCGCAAGAGCGGCACGCTGGAGCTGCTCCTCAGCATGCCCATGCGGGACTGGGAGCTGGTGGCGGGCAAGTTCGTCGCGGCGCTCGGCATGGTCGCGGTGGGCCTGCTGTGGACGCTGCCCTATCCGCTCACCGTGGCGGGCCTCACCGCCGAGGGCGCCCGGTTCGACTGGGGGCCCGTGGTGATGGGCTACCTGGGACTGCTGCTCATGGCCTCCAGCTTCCTGGCGCTGGGGCTCTGGGCGAGCGCCCTCAGCCGCAACCAGATCGTCGGCTTCATCATCGGGCTGTTGCTGTGCTTCGCCTTCTACTTCATCGACAAGTTCGCGATGGTGCTGCCGGAGTCGATCGGTGAGCTGCTCCAGTACCTCTCGGCCGACTACCACTTCGCGAACATCGCGCGCGGCGTCCTGGATACGCGAGATCTCCTCTTCTACCTGTCGCTCACGGGCGTGGGGCTGGCGCTGACCACGCGCACCCTGGGCAACGTCCGTCAGTGA